Proteins from a single region of Streptomyces sp. Tu 3180:
- a CDS encoding NAD(P)/FAD-dependent oxidoreductase → MLEPTYQADVVVVGAGVAGLSAARRLTSAGVTTVVLEAAPGVGGRMTTEKVDGFRLDRIGRPLSTAYPELRLTPGLDGLVLHPFAPGVLLHSDGRHHRAGVRAGARDGRAAGSTRSARGALHAVRALASVPRPAPGPRRPVAVPGRQVSVPRGRTGAPLGTAVDRARLGAAFTKLADTPVERLLARPESTAAEALVARGLPARTIDGFLRPLLAALLCDPDLTTSSRCADLALRAFASGRLCLPEGGAEALPEQLARTLPPGTVHTGVRVTAVSTTSVTTAEHGEFRCRAVLIATDARAAAELLPGLRVPDFHPVTVVHHTTDEPPATGASLLLDADRGGPVAHTAVASRVDPTRAPAGRTLVSSTVLGPPPDRVDTAVRVHLARLYGTSTARWETLAVHHTAEAVPAMRPPHDLRRPVRLLAGLYVCGDHRDTGTVQGALHSAHRASAAILADLGTDRPLHTADPLPTARAA, encoded by the coding sequence GCGGACGTCGTCGTGGTGGGAGCCGGGGTCGCCGGACTCTCCGCGGCGCGACGGCTGACCAGCGCAGGAGTCACCACCGTGGTCCTGGAGGCCGCCCCCGGGGTGGGCGGCCGCATGACGACCGAGAAGGTCGACGGCTTCCGGCTCGACAGAATCGGACGGCCGCTGTCCACGGCGTATCCCGAACTACGGCTGACCCCGGGCCTCGACGGGCTCGTCCTGCACCCCTTCGCGCCCGGCGTCCTGCTGCACAGCGACGGACGTCACCACCGCGCGGGCGTGCGGGCCGGGGCACGGGACGGAAGGGCCGCCGGGAGTACCCGCAGCGCACGGGGCGCGCTCCACGCGGTGCGCGCCCTGGCGAGCGTCCCACGGCCGGCTCCCGGCCCGCGCAGGCCGGTGGCCGTGCCCGGACGGCAGGTGTCCGTACCGCGCGGCCGCACCGGCGCCCCGCTGGGCACGGCGGTCGACCGGGCCCGCCTGGGCGCGGCGTTCACGAAGCTGGCGGACACCCCCGTGGAACGGCTGCTGGCCCGGCCGGAGTCGACCGCCGCCGAGGCCCTGGTGGCCCGGGGCCTGCCCGCCCGCACCATCGACGGTTTCCTGCGTCCGCTGCTCGCCGCCCTGCTGTGCGACCCGGACCTCACCACCTCCAGCCGGTGCGCGGACCTCGCGCTGCGGGCCTTCGCGAGCGGGCGGCTGTGCCTGCCGGAGGGCGGCGCCGAGGCGCTGCCCGAGCAGCTGGCCCGGACGCTGCCGCCGGGCACGGTGCACACGGGGGTCAGGGTCACCGCCGTCTCGACGACCTCGGTGACCACCGCGGAGCACGGCGAGTTCCGCTGCCGTGCGGTGCTGATCGCCACCGACGCACGCGCCGCCGCCGAGCTGCTGCCCGGCCTGCGCGTACCGGACTTCCACCCGGTGACGGTGGTGCACCACACGACCGACGAGCCGCCCGCGACCGGCGCCTCGCTGCTGCTCGACGCCGACCGGGGCGGCCCGGTCGCGCACACGGCGGTGGCCAGCCGGGTCGACCCGACCCGCGCGCCGGCCGGCCGCACGCTGGTGTCCTCGACGGTCCTGGGCCCGCCCCCGGACCGGGTGGACACGGCCGTGCGCGTGCACCTGGCCCGGCTGTACGGGACGTCGACCGCGCGCTGGGAGACCCTCGCCGTGCACCACACCGCCGAGGCGGTGCCCGCCATGCGGCCCCCGCACGATCTGCGCCGTCCGGTGCGGCTGCTGGCGGGCCTGTACGTGTGCGGCGACCACCGGGACACCGGCACGGTCCAGGGCGCGCTGCACTCGGCCCACCGCGCCTCGGCCGCGATCCTCGCGGACCTGGGCACGGACCGGCCCCTGCACACGGCGGACCCCCTGCCGACGGCACGGGCGGCCTGA
- a CDS encoding regulator, which yields MTERPAQRTPNRQLAALIAEAGFSNAGLARRVDQLGLEHGLDLRYDKTSVTRWLRGQQPRGTTPALIAEVFTRRLGRRLTAQDLGLDACAPVYAGLEFAATPEEAVDIVSGLWRKDSGSHAELRKIAFTSAGLVVPSRDWLIGRADEKVARAEPPVRVPAQGRPSSRPPGPPEPGARRRGTAERGPGQRVTGGDIAALRSVGELFRTLDDAYGGGHARQALVRYLEHECEPMLRGTYGEQTGRRLFAAVAELTRLAGWTSYDIAAHGLAQRYFVQALRLAQAAGDRAYGAYVLVTMSRQAVYLGHGREAVQLARVAQQGAGGSAPPVVQALLHAAEARGHAVLGEVRACTAALARAERALESARTGDEVPHWARCFDEAQLADEFGHCHRDLQQFRAAAQHAERSLRLRAPGHARSRLFCRVVLATARLGLGELDQACQLAAEAAGQAAEMRSVRAVEYVRDFERRLEPYRDAAPVRTYRDKVAAYG from the coding sequence ATGACGGAACGACCCGCGCAGCGCACCCCCAACCGACAGCTCGCCGCGCTCATCGCAGAAGCGGGGTTCTCCAACGCGGGACTCGCCCGTCGCGTGGACCAGCTCGGTCTCGAACACGGGCTCGACCTGAGATACGACAAGACGTCCGTCACCCGCTGGCTGCGCGGACAGCAGCCGCGGGGCACCACCCCGGCGCTCATCGCCGAGGTCTTCACCCGGCGCCTCGGCCGGCGCCTGACCGCCCAGGACCTCGGCCTGGACGCCTGCGCCCCCGTGTACGCGGGCCTGGAGTTCGCCGCCACCCCCGAGGAGGCCGTCGACATCGTCAGCGGGCTGTGGCGCAAGGACTCCGGGAGCCACGCCGAACTGCGCAAGATCGCCTTCACCTCCGCGGGGCTCGTCGTCCCCAGCCGGGACTGGCTCATCGGCCGCGCGGACGAGAAGGTGGCCCGCGCCGAGCCGCCGGTCCGCGTCCCCGCCCAGGGCCGCCCGTCCTCCCGCCCCCCGGGCCCGCCGGAACCCGGCGCCCGCCGGCGGGGTACGGCCGAACGCGGCCCCGGCCAGCGGGTCACCGGCGGCGACATCGCCGCGCTGCGCTCGGTCGGCGAGCTGTTCCGCACCCTCGACGACGCCTACGGCGGCGGCCACGCCCGCCAGGCCCTGGTGCGCTACCTGGAGCACGAGTGCGAGCCGATGCTGCGCGGCACCTACGGCGAGCAGACCGGCCGGCGCCTGTTCGCGGCCGTCGCCGAGCTGACCCGGCTGGCCGGCTGGACCTCGTACGACATCGCCGCGCACGGGCTCGCCCAGCGCTACTTCGTGCAGGCGCTCCGGCTCGCGCAGGCGGCCGGGGACCGGGCCTACGGCGCGTACGTGCTCGTCACCATGAGCCGGCAGGCCGTCTACCTCGGCCACGGGCGGGAGGCCGTACAGCTCGCGCGGGTCGCCCAGCAGGGCGCGGGGGGCTCCGCGCCGCCCGTGGTCCAGGCGCTGCTGCACGCCGCCGAGGCGCGCGGGCACGCGGTGCTCGGCGAGGTGCGGGCCTGCACCGCCGCGCTGGCGCGCGCCGAGCGCGCCCTGGAGAGCGCCCGGACCGGCGACGAGGTGCCGCACTGGGCGCGCTGCTTCGACGAGGCGCAGCTCGCCGACGAGTTCGGGCACTGCCACCGGGACCTCCAGCAGTTCCGCGCCGCCGCCCAGCACGCGGAGCGCTCCCTGCGGCTGCGCGCCCCGGGCCACGCCCGCAGCCGCCTGTTCTGCCGGGTGGTCCTGGCCACCGCCCGCCTCGGCCTGGGCGAGCTCGACCAGGCCTGCCAGCTCGCCGCCGAGGCGGCCGGGCAGGCGGCGGAGATGCGGTCCGTGCGGGCGGTGGAGTACGTCCGGGACTTCGAACGCCGGCTGGAGCCCTACCGCGACGCGGCCCCCGTGCGCACCTACCGCGACAAGGTCGCGGCCTACGGCTGA
- the lipB gene encoding lipoyl(octanoyl) transferase LipB has translation MSELRFVRMGFGAEAVDYRVAWDEQRRVHAARFADEVPDTVILLEHPPVYTAGRRTEDGERPLDGTPVIDVDRGGKITWHGPGQLVGYPIQKLPRPVDVVAHVRRLEEALIRTCAEFGLETTRVEGRSGVWVLGDPVERRPAQYGGAARSASAEGGGGRRAGLSLDFDPRLNDEEFDPRLNGPEYAPSNAGQRREDRKIAAIGIRVAKGVTMHGFSLNVNPDNQWFDRIIPCGIRDAGVTSLANELGRDVTVDEVLPVVERHLRDVLENAELKPREIERATA, from the coding sequence GTGAGTGAGTTGCGGTTCGTCCGGATGGGCTTCGGGGCCGAGGCCGTGGACTATCGGGTGGCGTGGGACGAGCAGCGCCGGGTGCACGCGGCGCGGTTCGCCGACGAGGTCCCCGACACCGTGATCCTCCTGGAGCACCCCCCGGTCTACACGGCCGGCCGGCGCACCGAGGACGGCGAGCGCCCCCTCGACGGCACCCCGGTCATCGACGTGGACCGCGGCGGCAAGATCACCTGGCACGGTCCCGGCCAGCTGGTGGGCTACCCGATCCAGAAGCTGCCCCGCCCGGTGGACGTGGTCGCGCACGTCCGGCGGCTGGAGGAGGCGCTGATCCGCACCTGCGCGGAGTTCGGCCTGGAGACCACCCGGGTCGAGGGCCGCAGCGGGGTGTGGGTGCTGGGCGACCCGGTCGAGCGGCGCCCGGCGCAATACGGAGGGGCGGCGCGCAGCGCTTCGGCCGAGGGCGGCGGCGGGCGACGGGCGGGCCTCTCCCTGGACTTCGACCCCCGGCTGAACGACGAGGAGTTCGACCCCCGGCTCAACGGCCCGGAGTACGCGCCGTCCAACGCCGGGCAGCGCCGCGAGGACCGCAAGATCGCCGCGATCGGCATCCGCGTGGCCAAGGGCGTCACCATGCACGGCTTCTCGCTGAACGTGAACCCCGACAACCAGTGGTTCGACCGGATCATCCCGTGCGGCATCCGCGACGCGGGCGTCACCTCGCTGGCGAACGAGCTGGGCCGCGACGTCACCGTCGACGAGGTGCTGCCGGTCGTGGAGCGGCACCTGCGGGACGTCCTGGAGAACGCGGAGCTGAAGCCGCGGGAGATCGAGCGGGCGACCGCCTGA
- the lipA gene encoding lipoyl synthase yields the protein MSAVAPDGRKMLRLEVRNSQTPIERKPEWIKTRAKMGPEYSKMQSLVKSEGLHTVCQEAGCPNIYECWEDREATFLIGGDQCTRRCDFCQIDTGKPEALDRDEPRRVGESVVTMDLNYATITGVARDDLEDGGAWLYAETVRQIHAQTADREAGRTKVELLAPDFNAVPEQLEEVFSSRPEVFAHNVETVPRIFKRIRPGFRYERSLKVITEARDYGLVTKSNLILGMGETREEVSEALRQLHDAGCELVTITQYLRPSVRHHPVERWVKPAEFVELKEEAEQIGFSGVMSGPLVRSSYRAGRLYQMAVEKRGAYVASQAV from the coding sequence GTGTCCGCAGTCGCACCCGACGGACGCAAGATGCTGCGCCTGGAGGTCCGCAACAGCCAGACCCCCATCGAGCGCAAGCCCGAGTGGATCAAGACCCGGGCGAAAATGGGTCCCGAGTACTCCAAGATGCAGAGCCTCGTCAAGAGCGAGGGCCTGCACACGGTCTGCCAGGAAGCCGGCTGTCCGAACATCTACGAGTGCTGGGAGGACCGCGAGGCGACCTTCCTCATCGGCGGCGACCAGTGCACCCGGCGCTGCGACTTCTGCCAGATCGACACGGGCAAGCCCGAGGCCCTCGACCGTGACGAGCCGCGCCGCGTGGGCGAGTCCGTGGTCACCATGGACCTGAACTACGCCACCATCACCGGCGTCGCCCGCGACGACCTGGAGGACGGCGGCGCCTGGCTGTACGCCGAGACCGTGCGCCAGATCCACGCGCAGACGGCGGACCGGGAGGCCGGCCGCACCAAGGTCGAGCTGCTCGCCCCCGACTTCAACGCGGTCCCCGAACAGCTCGAGGAGGTCTTCTCCTCGCGCCCCGAGGTCTTCGCGCACAACGTCGAGACCGTGCCCCGGATCTTCAAGCGGATCCGCCCCGGCTTCCGCTACGAGCGCTCCCTGAAGGTGATCACCGAGGCCCGCGACTACGGCCTGGTCACCAAGTCCAACCTGATCCTCGGCATGGGCGAGACCCGCGAGGAGGTCAGCGAGGCGCTGAGGCAGCTGCACGACGCCGGCTGCGAGCTGGTCACCATCACGCAGTACCTGCGCCCGTCGGTGCGCCACCACCCCGTCGAGCGCTGGGTGAAGCCGGCCGAGTTCGTGGAGCTGAAGGAGGAGGCCGAGCAGATCGGCTTCTCCGGCGTGATGTCCGGCCCGCTGGTCCGCTCCTCGTACCGCGCCGGCCGCCTGTACCAGATGGCCGTCGAGAAGCGGGGCGCGTACGTGGCCTCCCAGGCCGTCTGA
- a CDS encoding DUF4191 domain-containing protein: protein MARKETAADAANPGRLKQIALTYKMTRRADKKIGLVLAAVGIVTFGVFLAIGFLIGHPIYLGILGFLLAFLATAIVFGRRAERAAFGQMEGQPGAATAVLDNIGRGWTTTPAVAMNRNQDVVHRAVGKAGIVLVAEGNPNRVKSLLAAEKKRMNRIVADVPVHDLIVGTGEDQVELKKLRTTMLKLPRVLTGPQVTATNDRLRALGDLMSNMPLPKGPMPKGMKLPKGGPRGR from the coding sequence ATGGCGAGGAAGGAAACCGCAGCGGACGCTGCGAACCCCGGGCGACTGAAGCAGATCGCCCTGACCTACAAGATGACCCGCAGGGCCGACAAGAAGATCGGTCTTGTGCTCGCGGCTGTCGGAATCGTCACCTTCGGTGTCTTCCTCGCGATCGGTTTCTTGATCGGTCACCCCATCTATCTCGGCATCCTGGGCTTCCTGCTCGCCTTCCTCGCGACGGCGATCGTGTTCGGGCGCCGGGCCGAGCGGGCCGCCTTCGGGCAGATGGAGGGACAGCCGGGCGCCGCCACGGCCGTGCTCGACAACATCGGCCGGGGCTGGACGACCACCCCCGCGGTGGCGATGAACCGCAACCAGGACGTGGTGCACCGCGCGGTCGGCAAGGCCGGCATCGTGCTGGTCGCCGAGGGCAACCCGAACCGGGTGAAGAGCCTGCTCGCGGCGGAGAAGAAGCGGATGAACCGCATCGTCGCGGACGTCCCGGTGCACGACCTGATCGTGGGCACGGGCGAGGACCAGGTCGAGCTGAAGAAGCTGCGCACCACCATGCTCAAGCTGCCCCGCGTCCTCACCGGCCCGCAGGTCACCGCGACCAACGACCGGCTGCGCGCCCTGGGCGACCTGATGAGCAACATGCCGCTGCCCAAGGGGCCGATGCCCAAGGGCATGAAGCTCCCGAAGGGCGGACCGAGGGGCCGCTGA
- a CDS encoding RDD family protein, translating into MDNRRAIGSWLAGPRAAMEDAGAEFGYRGEQLGLPEEGPGSLARPGRRLGALAVDWSLCVLIAYGLITDGYDQVTGNWALLVFFVLSVLTVGTVGFTPGKRLFGLRVVALGTGQVSPGRGLLRSALLCLAVPALIWDRDGRGLHDRLARTVEVRI; encoded by the coding sequence GTGGACAACAGGCGAGCAATCGGATCGTGGCTGGCCGGGCCGCGCGCGGCCATGGAAGACGCCGGCGCCGAGTTCGGATACCGGGGCGAGCAGCTGGGGCTGCCGGAGGAGGGGCCGGGCTCCCTCGCCCGGCCGGGCCGCAGGCTCGGCGCCCTCGCCGTGGACTGGTCCCTGTGCGTCCTGATCGCATACGGTCTCATCACCGACGGCTACGACCAGGTGACGGGCAACTGGGCGCTGCTGGTGTTCTTCGTGCTGAGCGTCCTCACCGTCGGCACGGTCGGCTTCACCCCCGGCAAGCGGCTGTTCGGCCTGCGCGTGGTCGCCCTCGGCACCGGCCAGGTCAGCCCGGGCCGCGGCCTGCTGCGCTCGGCCCTGCTCTGCCTCGCCGTCCCCGCCCTGATCTGGGACCGCGACGGCCGCGGCCTGCACGACCGGCTCGCCCGCACGGTCGAGGTGCGGATCTGA
- the glnA gene encoding type I glutamate--ammonia ligase — MFQNADEAKKFIADEDVKFVDVRFCDLPGVMQHFTVPVDAFDPDEELAFDGSSIRGFQAIHESDMALRADLSTARVDPFRRDKTLNINFFIHDPITGEQYSRDPRNVAKKAEAYLASTGIADTAFFGPEAEFYVFDSVRFKTSENESFYHIDSEAGAWNTGALEDNRGYKVRYKGGYFPVPPVDHFADLRAEISLELNRAGLKVERQHHEVGTAGQAEINYKFNTLLAAADDLQLFKYIVKNVAWRNGKTATFMPKPIFGDNGSGMHVHQSLWAGGEPLFYDEQGYAGLSDMARYYIGGILKHAPSLLAFTNPTVNSYHRLVPGFEAPVNLVYSQRNRSAAMRIPITGSNPKAKRVEFRAPDASGNPYLAFSALLLAGLDGIKNKIEPAEPIDKDLYELAPEEHANVAQVPTSLGAVLDRLEADHEFLLQGDVFTPDLIETWIDFKRANEIAPLQLRPHPHEFELYFDV, encoded by the coding sequence ATGTTCCAGAACGCCGACGAGGCCAAGAAGTTCATCGCGGACGAGGACGTCAAGTTCGTCGACGTCCGCTTCTGCGACCTCCCGGGTGTGATGCAGCACTTCACGGTGCCTGTCGACGCGTTCGACCCGGACGAGGAGCTGGCCTTCGACGGATCCTCGATCCGTGGTTTCCAGGCCATTCACGAGTCCGACATGGCGCTGCGCGCGGACCTCAGCACCGCCCGTGTCGACCCGTTCCGCCGTGACAAGACGCTGAACATCAACTTCTTCATCCACGACCCGATCACGGGCGAGCAGTACTCCCGCGACCCGCGCAACGTGGCCAAGAAGGCGGAGGCCTACCTCGCCTCCACCGGCATCGCGGACACCGCGTTCTTCGGTCCCGAGGCCGAGTTCTACGTCTTCGACAGCGTGCGCTTCAAGACGTCCGAGAACGAGTCCTTCTACCACATCGACTCCGAGGCGGGCGCCTGGAACACCGGTGCGCTGGAGGACAACCGCGGCTACAAGGTCCGCTACAAGGGCGGCTACTTCCCGGTCCCGCCGGTCGACCACTTCGCCGACCTGCGCGCCGAGATCTCCCTGGAGCTGAACCGGGCCGGCCTGAAGGTCGAGCGCCAGCACCACGAGGTGGGCACCGCCGGCCAGGCCGAGATCAACTACAAGTTCAACACGCTGCTCGCCGCCGCCGACGACCTGCAGCTCTTCAAGTACATCGTCAAGAACGTCGCCTGGCGCAACGGCAAGACCGCGACCTTCATGCCGAAGCCGATCTTCGGTGACAACGGCTCCGGCATGCACGTCCACCAGTCGCTGTGGGCGGGCGGCGAGCCGCTGTTCTACGACGAGCAGGGCTACGCCGGGCTGTCGGACATGGCCCGCTACTACATCGGCGGCATCCTCAAGCACGCCCCGTCGCTGCTGGCCTTCACCAACCCGACGGTGAACTCCTACCACCGCCTGGTGCCGGGCTTCGAGGCCCCGGTGAACCTGGTGTACTCGCAGCGCAACCGCTCCGCCGCGATGCGCATCCCGATCACCGGTTCGAACCCGAAGGCCAAGCGCGTCGAGTTCCGCGCCCCGGACGCCTCCGGCAACCCGTACCTGGCCTTCTCGGCCCTGCTGCTCGCGGGCCTGGACGGCATCAAGAACAAGATCGAGCCGGCCGAGCCGATCGACAAGGACCTCTACGAGCTGGCCCCCGAGGAGCACGCCAACGTCGCGCAGGTCCCGACCTCCCTCGGCGCCGTCCTCGACCGCCTCGAGGCCGACCACGAGTTCCTCCTCCAGGGCGACGTCTTCACGCCGGACCTGATCGAGACGTGGATCGAC